Within Proteobacteria bacterium CG1_02_64_396, the genomic segment ATCGCCGCCGAGGGGTGCGGCTGCACCCCAACCGCCAACGGCACCGCCTGCTGCTGAAAAGGAGCGTTGATGAAAAGCATCAAGGTACTGGGCACCGGCTGCAAAAACTGCCAAAACACCTATGAGCTGATTCAAGCCGCCGCTGCCGCCAAGGGGGTCGAGATCGAACTGGAAAAGGTCGAGGACCTGGGGCAGATCATGGGCTTCGGGGTGATGTCGACCCCCGGCGTGGTGGTGGACGGCAAGGTGGTGCATGCCGGTGGGATCCCCGACCGCAAGAAGATCGATGGGTGGCTGTAATGGCCGTCGCCCCGGCGAATCAAGCGGTCGCGGGCTTCATCGAGAGCCGTGCCGCCCTGTTCAAGGCGCTGAGCGAACCGGCCCGACTGCGCATCGTGGCGCTGCTGCTCCATGCCGGGGAGTGCTGCGTCTGCGATCTGGTCGAGGTTCTGGAACTGCCCCAAAGCATGGTCTCACGCCATCTGGCCTATCTGCGCAATGCCGGGGTGGTCGCCGCCCGGCGGGAGGGGGCCTGGATGTTCTATCGACTCAGCGACAGCAGCGACGCTTTGCAGGGGGCGCTGCGCG encodes:
- a CDS encoding thioredoxin family protein, encoding MKSIKVLGTGCKNCQNTYELIQAAAAAKGVEIELEKVEDLGQIMGFGVMSTPGVVVDGKVVHAGGIPDRKKIDGWL